A portion of the Streptomyces coeruleoprunus genome contains these proteins:
- a CDS encoding HEAT repeat domain-containing protein, producing the protein MTGNGVPGEGAAERAALRRTWNELDALLAANTEREPEARRRIGALVERLRTPAAAFLRSELERRLARHVDADDPFARDRIAHVLAGACGAAALPALLRAWESDRDQDGDTLELDLLDLFSAWPGTSVGLVLGCLASDDPATRLVGVRGLSLIDCGGRDYFGPVADAASDLDPRVRADVMSTLGSLFGTGDPVRALAVLMTGAGDSAPEVRRAAVAALAASHDEPTTELLVARTADTDRWVRFSAAWSLARRPGPAVRTALERLVTDEDADVRAAARTVLELPPRPL; encoded by the coding sequence ATGACGGGGAACGGTGTGCCGGGGGAGGGGGCGGCCGAGCGCGCGGCGCTGCGCCGTACGTGGAACGAGTTGGACGCGCTGCTCGCCGCGAACACCGAGCGCGAGCCCGAGGCGCGCCGTCGGATCGGTGCCTTGGTGGAACGACTGCGGACCCCGGCGGCCGCCTTCCTGCGGTCGGAGCTGGAGCGCCGGCTCGCGCGACACGTCGACGCGGACGACCCCTTCGCGCGGGACCGGATCGCCCATGTCCTGGCCGGTGCCTGCGGTGCGGCGGCCCTGCCCGCCCTGCTGCGCGCGTGGGAAAGCGACCGCGACCAGGACGGGGACACGCTGGAGCTCGACCTCCTCGACCTGTTCTCCGCCTGGCCGGGGACGTCCGTCGGGCTGGTCCTGGGCTGCCTCGCCTCGGACGACCCCGCGACCCGGCTGGTCGGCGTCCGGGGCCTGAGCCTCATCGACTGCGGCGGGAGGGACTACTTCGGGCCTGTCGCCGACGCGGCGTCCGACCTCGACCCGCGGGTGCGCGCCGATGTGATGAGCACGCTCGGCTCCCTCTTCGGCACGGGGGATCCCGTGCGGGCCCTGGCCGTCCTGATGACCGGCGCCGGCGATTCCGCACCCGAGGTCAGAAGGGCGGCTGTGGCGGCCCTCGCCGCGTCGCACGACGAGCCGACGACCGAACTCCTCGTGGCCCGCACCGCCGACACCGACCGCTGGGTTCGGTTCTCGGCCGCCTGGTCCCTGGCCCGACGGCCGGGCCCGGCGGTCCGCACGGCGCTCGAACGGCTCGTGACGGACGAGGACGCGGACGTCCGCGCCGCCGCACGCACGGTCCTGGAACTGCCACCGAGGCCCCTCTGA
- a CDS encoding erythromycin esterase family protein gives MATDIKETTHPVHAAAVMGLLPARPRLLALGEPTHGEDTLLGLRNELFRQLVEEEGYRTIAIESDCMTGLVVDDYVTSGTGTLDEVVERGISHGWGTSAANRELVRWMRAYNDGRPASERLRFAGFDGPLEITAAASPRQALTGLHGYLAARVDADLLPCTAEALDRLLGADDRWTDPAAMRDPAQSVGRSAEATELRLLADDLATLLDEQTPHLIQATSRDDWDRARLYGRTATGLLRYHYWMADTSPARLTRLVGVRDQMMARNLLAVAERGPALVHAHNSHLQREKSSMRMGGMPLEWWSAGALVSARLGEEYAFVATALGTIRHQGVDAPSPDSVEGLLYALPEDRCVVDAPRLATALAGTRPAPRVSPWFGYAPLDPAHLAGTDGIVFVKDVPQSLLFRPWRSTTEGPSYSTLSTTPAEGLPGGRGIHTSVIRLSESQRYDGA, from the coding sequence ATGGCTACCGACATCAAGGAAACCACCCATCCCGTCCATGCCGCCGCCGTCATGGGGCTGCTCCCGGCGCGGCCGCGGCTGCTCGCCCTGGGCGAGCCCACGCACGGCGAGGACACGCTGCTCGGCCTGCGCAACGAGCTGTTCCGGCAGCTCGTCGAGGAGGAGGGCTACCGGACGATCGCGATCGAGAGCGACTGCATGACGGGCCTGGTCGTCGACGACTACGTCACCTCGGGCACGGGCACCCTCGACGAGGTCGTGGAGCGCGGAATCAGCCACGGCTGGGGCACCTCCGCGGCCAACCGCGAGCTGGTGCGCTGGATGCGCGCCTACAACGACGGCCGGCCCGCGTCCGAGCGGCTCCGCTTCGCCGGTTTCGACGGCCCGCTGGAGATCACGGCCGCCGCGAGCCCCCGGCAGGCCCTCACCGGACTCCACGGCTACCTCGCGGCCCGCGTGGACGCGGACCTGCTCCCCTGTACCGCGGAGGCGCTCGACCGCCTGCTCGGCGCCGACGACCGGTGGACCGACCCCGCCGCGATGAGGGACCCCGCCCAGTCGGTGGGGCGGTCGGCCGAGGCCACCGAACTGCGGCTGCTCGCCGATGATCTGGCGACGTTGCTCGACGAGCAGACGCCGCACCTGATCCAAGCGACGTCGCGGGACGACTGGGACCGGGCGCGCCTGTACGGGCGCACCGCGACCGGCCTGCTGCGCTACCACTACTGGATGGCCGACACCTCACCGGCCCGCTTGACCCGGCTGGTGGGCGTGCGGGACCAGATGATGGCCCGGAACCTCCTCGCCGTCGCCGAACGGGGCCCGGCGCTCGTCCACGCCCACAACTCCCACCTCCAGCGGGAGAAGAGCTCGATGCGGATGGGCGGGATGCCGCTGGAGTGGTGGAGCGCCGGCGCGCTGGTGAGCGCCCGGCTCGGCGAGGAATACGCCTTCGTGGCCACGGCCCTCGGCACGATCCGGCACCAGGGGGTGGACGCGCCGTCGCCGGACTCCGTCGAAGGACTCCTGTACGCGCTCCCGGAGGACCGCTGCGTCGTCGACGCCCCGCGGCTGGCCACCGCCCTCGCCGGCACGCGGCCCGCGCCCCGCGTCTCCCCCTGGTTCGGCTACGCCCCGCTCGACCCGGCCCACCTGGCGGGCACCGACGGCATCGTGTTCGTCAAGGACGTCCCGCAGAGCTTGCTGTTCCGTCCCTGGAGGTCGACGACAGAAGGGCCCTCGTACTCCACGCTCTCTACCACCCCGGCTGAGGGGCTGCCCGGCGGTCGTGGAATACATACCTCTGTGATTCGCTTGAGCGAATCACAGAGGTATGACGGCGCTTGA
- a CDS encoding MarR family winged helix-turn-helix transcriptional regulator — translation MVTAHQRTEEPARPSADDMQDERWCMAVRLLGRVEKQLDEALQHGHGLPLSEYRALCALRHPDSGPSLRMGELADRIGLKDSTVTRLVGRLEARGLAERTSPAGDGRAVAASITPAGRQRHAEATPTYRAALGEALEAARTNVYLADLAVWVLTGESAVSGATVPAPPAGA, via the coding sequence GTGGTGACTGCACATCAGAGAACCGAGGAGCCGGCGCGGCCGTCCGCCGACGACATGCAGGACGAGCGCTGGTGCATGGCCGTACGACTGCTGGGCCGCGTGGAGAAGCAGTTGGACGAGGCCCTGCAACACGGGCACGGCCTGCCGCTGTCCGAGTACCGCGCCCTGTGCGCGCTGCGGCACCCGGACAGCGGCCCCTCCCTGCGCATGGGTGAGTTGGCCGACCGGATCGGGCTCAAGGACAGCACGGTGACGCGCCTGGTCGGCCGGCTGGAGGCCCGGGGGCTCGCGGAGCGGACCTCCCCGGCCGGTGACGGCCGGGCGGTCGCCGCGAGCATCACACCGGCCGGCCGGCAACGCCACGCCGAGGCGACACCCACCTATCGCGCAGCTCTCGGAGAAGCCCTGGAGGCCGCCAGGACGAACGTGTACCTCGCCGATCTCGCCGTCTGGGTGCTGACGGGCGAGTCGGCCGTGAGCGGCGCCACCGTCCCGGCCCCGCCCGCCGGGGCGTAG
- a CDS encoding serine/threonine-protein kinase, which yields MSTSEGRRPLVDGRFQLISRLGSGGMGTVWRARDIALDRDVALKEVRPPDPAVAEATPGLAAQLRERAVREARALARLSNPHVVTIHHIVEPQDGSHPWIVMELVEGRSVHDRLAEGPMPVPEVLTLGRQVLSALRAAHSAGIQHRDVKPANILLRPDGSAVLTDFGIAAFSEATSRLTSTGDLIGSPEYIAPERVRGEEGNPASDLWSLGMLLYVAAEGHHPLRRATGLATVVAVLDDPIPPPVRSGALAPVLTRLLVRDPALRPDGAGLEQMLADAEAGPSRTGVPEGAGPGPFGPPHPHPAYTPPASPSWTPPTVPSHVASGNGGFGPPLPPSVPRPRRRAATLAVSLTLTAAVAVAAAVNVLPDGGSGSDADGSGSRPSGGATPVTGDRTPGTGAEKGTGDSTPAPRGSLLTPANVRTVIESFRKASGTTRMKELTIFEDYALAEIPTRVGAKTYDAYEFRNGVARRTGPGGTIAADAADEQPFDVTAMAWDGLPALMKRGEGQLGVERPTLRYVIVGRWTFNSDRPTLRFYLINEYNAVGYLAADSGGEVVASHPSS from the coding sequence ATGAGTACGAGTGAGGGCCGAAGACCCCTGGTCGACGGGCGTTTCCAACTGATCTCCCGGCTGGGCAGCGGCGGCATGGGCACGGTCTGGCGAGCACGTGACATCGCCCTGGACCGCGATGTCGCCCTGAAGGAGGTCCGCCCGCCCGACCCCGCGGTCGCCGAGGCGACGCCCGGACTCGCCGCGCAGCTGCGCGAACGGGCCGTTCGCGAGGCCCGGGCGCTGGCACGGCTGTCGAACCCGCACGTCGTGACGATCCACCACATCGTCGAACCCCAGGACGGCTCGCACCCCTGGATCGTCATGGAACTCGTCGAGGGCCGCTCGGTGCACGACCGCCTCGCCGAAGGCCCGATGCCGGTGCCCGAGGTCCTCACCCTCGGGCGGCAGGTCCTGTCCGCCCTGCGCGCCGCCCACTCCGCCGGCATCCAGCACCGTGACGTCAAACCCGCGAACATCCTGCTGCGTCCGGACGGCAGCGCCGTCCTGACGGACTTCGGCATCGCCGCGTTCAGCGAGGCGACGTCACGGCTCACCTCCACAGGGGACCTCATCGGCTCGCCGGAGTACATCGCCCCCGAGCGTGTACGTGGCGAGGAGGGCAACCCGGCCTCCGACCTGTGGTCGCTCGGGATGCTCCTGTACGTGGCGGCCGAAGGCCACCACCCGCTGCGCCGCGCCACCGGCCTCGCGACCGTGGTCGCCGTGCTCGACGACCCGATCCCGCCGCCGGTGAGATCGGGTGCGCTGGCGCCCGTACTCACCCGGCTGCTGGTGCGCGACCCCGCGCTGCGGCCCGACGGGGCAGGCCTGGAGCAGATGCTGGCCGACGCCGAGGCGGGGCCGTCTCGCACCGGCGTACCGGAAGGAGCCGGACCCGGCCCGTTCGGCCCGCCGCACCCCCACCCCGCGTACACGCCGCCCGCGTCGCCGTCCTGGACGCCGCCGACCGTCCCGTCCCATGTCGCCTCGGGAAACGGCGGGTTCGGCCCGCCCCTGCCACCGTCCGTCCCCCGGCCGCGCCGCCGCGCCGCGACGCTCGCCGTCTCCCTCACGCTGACGGCGGCCGTGGCCGTCGCCGCCGCCGTGAACGTGCTCCCCGACGGCGGCTCGGGCTCCGACGCCGACGGATCGGGCTCCCGGCCCAGTGGCGGAGCCACCCCGGTGACCGGAGACCGCACCCCGGGCACGGGCGCGGAAAAGGGGACGGGGGACAGCACCCCCGCGCCCCGGGGCAGCCTGCTCACCCCGGCGAACGTCCGCACGGTCATCGAGTCGTTCCGCAAGGCGAGCGGCACCACCCGGATGAAGGAGCTGACGATCTTCGAGGACTACGCCCTGGCGGAGATCCCTACCCGGGTGGGTGCCAAGACCTACGACGCGTACGAATTCCGCAACGGCGTCGCCCGGCGGACCGGCCCCGGCGGCACCATCGCCGCCGACGCGGCGGACGAACAGCCCTTCGACGTCACGGCCATGGCCTGGGACGGTCTTCCCGCCCTGATGAAGCGCGGCGAAGGCCAGCTGGGGGTGGAGCGTCCGACCCTGCGCTACGTCATCGTCGGTCGCTGGACGTTCAACTCCGACCGGCCGACGCTGCGGTTCTACCTCATCAACGAGTACAACGCGGTCGGCTACCTCGCCGCGGACAGCGGCGGAGAGGTCGTGGCCAGCCACCCGTCGTCCTGA
- a CDS encoding class I SAM-dependent methyltransferase yields MTAAADHYAHLLAEHYTWMLGGDIETVVAAQAELLRGLGVTARPEEKAAAVDLGCGPGVQTLALARLGFTSVTAVDTSDLLLDELLEHARRSGAADAVRPVHGDIRGALPRLTAPGSVAAVVCMGDTLPHLPDRADVQELIADVADALRPGGSFVVTYRDLTRDVHGPDRFIPVRSTDDRILTCFLDYVDGDTVLVHDLLHTRQDDTWHLKTSSYPKLRLAPEWLTDQCAAAGLVIHHDEAGPRGLRVLHAVRP; encoded by the coding sequence ATGACAGCCGCTGCCGACCATTACGCGCACCTGCTCGCCGAGCACTACACCTGGATGCTCGGCGGTGACATCGAGACGGTGGTGGCGGCGCAGGCGGAACTCCTCCGCGGACTGGGAGTGACCGCCCGACCTGAAGAGAAGGCCGCAGCCGTCGACCTCGGCTGCGGCCCCGGCGTACAGACCCTGGCCCTCGCCCGCCTCGGCTTCACGTCAGTGACGGCGGTCGACACCAGTGACCTGCTCCTCGACGAACTCCTCGAACACGCCCGGCGCTCGGGGGCCGCGGACGCCGTACGCCCCGTGCACGGGGACATCCGCGGTGCCCTGCCCCGCCTCACCGCCCCGGGTTCGGTCGCGGCCGTCGTCTGCATGGGCGACACCCTGCCGCACCTGCCCGACCGGGCCGACGTCCAGGAGTTGATCGCGGACGTCGCCGATGCGCTGCGCCCGGGCGGCAGCTTCGTCGTCACCTACCGCGACCTGACACGCGACGTGCACGGCCCGGACCGCTTCATCCCCGTCCGGAGCACCGACGACCGGATCCTCACCTGTTTCCTCGACTACGTCGACGGGGACACGGTCCTGGTCCACGACCTGCTGCACACCCGCCAGGACGACACCTGGCACTTGAAGACGAGCAGTTACCCCAAACTCCGCCTGGCCCCCGAGTGGTTGACCGACCAGTGCGCCGCGGCCGGCCTCGTCATCCACCACGACGAGGCGGGCCCCCGCGGCCTGCGGGTCCTGCACGCCGTCCGGCCGTAG
- a CDS encoding DUF6381 family protein: MSTADESRERARQMREKAKDLERTAEGAADPQEKQRLRDEARRLRERSEQESGMATGDIYPDR, from the coding sequence ATGAGTACCGCGGACGAGTCGCGTGAACGAGCCCGGCAGATGCGCGAGAAGGCCAAGGACCTGGAGCGGACGGCGGAAGGCGCTGCCGACCCGCAGGAGAAGCAGCGGCTGCGGGACGAGGCACGCCGGCTCAGGGAGCGGAGCGAGCAGGAGTCCGGCATGGCCACCGGCGACATCTACCCGGACCGGTAG
- a CDS encoding DinB family protein codes for MPQHADKAHLRRRAELFGGGEDHRRFGGPTTGDERRMLLDVLGAQRATLELKCSGLGPELFLRSVAPSTLSLLGLVRHLADVERRWFRRVLAGQDAPALFSSASDPDGDFDRAEATPGVVEASWEAWRTEVAFAERFAGQARDLDVEGVDSWRGTVSLRWVLIHMIEEYARHNGHADLLRERIDGAIGL; via the coding sequence ATGCCCCAGCATGCGGACAAGGCCCATCTCAGGAGAAGAGCGGAACTGTTCGGCGGCGGCGAGGACCATCGCCGGTTCGGCGGTCCGACGACCGGCGACGAGCGGCGCATGCTCCTCGACGTCCTGGGCGCCCAGCGCGCCACGCTGGAGCTGAAGTGCTCAGGCCTGGGACCGGAGTTGTTCCTGCGGTCCGTCGCACCGTCCACACTCTCGCTGCTCGGCCTGGTCCGGCACCTCGCCGATGTGGAACGCCGCTGGTTCCGGCGTGTACTGGCCGGGCAGGACGCACCCGCCCTCTTCTCCTCGGCGTCCGACCCCGACGGGGACTTCGACCGTGCCGAAGCCACGCCGGGCGTCGTCGAGGCGTCGTGGGAGGCCTGGCGGACCGAGGTGGCGTTCGCCGAACGGTTCGCCGGTCAGGCGCGCGACCTCGACGTGGAGGGCGTCGACTCCTGGCGCGGAACGGTCTCCCTGCGCTGGGTGCTCATCCACATGATCGAGGAGTACGCCCGCCACAACGGCCACGCCGACCTGCTGCGCGAGCGCATCGACGGAGCGATCGGCCTCTGA
- a CDS encoding Fpg/Nei family DNA glycosylase, which translates to MPELPDVEGFREVLASCGQGRRITRVEVHDAGVLHGVSAERLRRRLEGRRFTEPGRHGKWLLARTDGPTVLMHFGMTGQLLCCREGDERHPHDRVVFALGRDQLRFRDQRKLQGIWLADDPDADVARALGDQGPDAMSLDRAAFDELLSGRRSRVKSALTDQSLIAGLGNLLADEILWRARLHPARRTDELTDEERRRLHTEMRRTLRSSVRAGRVPPRNSWLTGRRDDPDPACPRCDGPLSRRRVGGRGTVWCPRCQPDGS; encoded by the coding sequence ATGCCCGAGCTGCCCGACGTCGAGGGGTTCCGTGAGGTCCTCGCCAGCTGTGGGCAGGGCAGGCGGATCACCCGGGTCGAGGTGCACGACGCGGGTGTGCTGCACGGGGTGAGCGCGGAGCGGCTGCGCCGCCGGCTGGAGGGGCGTCGGTTCACCGAACCGGGGCGGCACGGCAAGTGGCTGCTCGCCCGCACGGACGGGCCGACCGTCCTGATGCACTTCGGCATGACCGGACAGCTCCTGTGCTGCCGCGAGGGCGACGAGCGTCACCCGCACGACCGCGTCGTGTTCGCCCTGGGCCGCGACCAGCTGCGTTTCCGTGACCAGCGCAAGCTGCAGGGCATCTGGCTCGCCGACGATCCCGACGCCGACGTCGCTCGGGCCCTGGGCGACCAGGGGCCCGACGCCATGTCGCTGGACCGGGCCGCGTTCGACGAGCTGCTGTCCGGTCGGCGCAGCCGCGTCAAGTCGGCCCTGACGGACCAGTCCCTGATCGCCGGACTGGGCAATCTGCTCGCGGACGAGATCCTGTGGCGGGCCCGGCTGCATCCGGCACGCCGGACCGACGAGCTGACCGACGAGGAGCGCCGCCGGCTCCACACCGAGATGCGCCGCACCCTGCGCTCATCGGTGCGCGCGGGGCGCGTACCGCCGCGGAACTCCTGGCTCACCGGCCGCCGCGACGATCCCGACCCGGCATGCCCCCGCTGTGACGGCCCCCTGAGCCGCCGGCGCGTCGGCGGGCGCGGCACCGTGTGGTGCCCCCGCTGCCAGCCGGACGGCTCATGA
- a CDS encoding SOS response-associated peptidase codes for MCGRYVSTRSPEDLTRLFHVTDWLPEETLAPSWNVAPTDDVYAVLERTPRGSGAAQPKRELRPLRWGLVPSWAEDPKIGSRLINARMETVHAKPAFRRAFVKHRCLLPADGFYEWESVKDRATGKTRKQPYFVHPADEQVMALAGLYAYWRNPEVERDDDPEAWLMTCTILTTEATDAAGRLHPRMPLALTADHYDDWLDPHHEDPDDLRALLTQPADGHLDARPVSPAVNNVRNNGPELLDELAS; via the coding sequence ATGTGCGGCCGTTACGTCTCCACCCGCAGCCCCGAGGACCTCACCCGGCTCTTCCACGTCACCGACTGGCTGCCGGAGGAGACCCTCGCGCCGAGCTGGAACGTCGCCCCCACCGACGACGTGTACGCCGTGCTGGAGCGCACGCCGCGGGGCAGCGGGGCGGCGCAGCCGAAGCGGGAGCTGCGGCCGCTCCGGTGGGGCCTCGTACCGTCCTGGGCGGAAGACCCCAAGATCGGCTCGCGGCTGATCAACGCGCGGATGGAGACCGTGCACGCCAAGCCCGCCTTCCGGCGCGCCTTCGTCAAGCACCGCTGCCTCCTGCCGGCCGACGGCTTCTACGAGTGGGAGTCCGTCAAGGACCGGGCCACGGGGAAGACGCGCAAGCAGCCGTACTTCGTCCATCCCGCCGACGAGCAGGTGATGGCGCTCGCCGGCCTGTACGCGTACTGGCGCAACCCCGAGGTCGAGCGCGACGACGACCCGGAGGCCTGGCTGATGACCTGCACCATCCTCACGACGGAGGCCACCGACGCCGCCGGCCGCCTCCACCCCCGCATGCCGCTCGCCCTCACCGCCGACCACTACGACGACTGGCTCGACCCCCACCACGAGGACCCCGACGACCTGCGTGCCCTGCTCACCCAGCCCGCCGACGGCCACCTCGACGCGCGGCCCGTCTCCCCCGCCGTCAACAACGTACGCAACAACGGCCCCGAGCTCCTGGACGAGCTCGCCTCCTGA
- a CDS encoding TioE family transcriptional regulator: MGRNLQSGDRLRPVDLARRHGLSTQAVRNYEEAGILPAADRTPAGYRTYTSLHAAALRAFLALVPGHGHRTATSILRAVNEGEVDEAFRLIDESHAQLLDDRRTLQAVESALRDLEHKRESEPGAASGSGAGSEPAAVSVSVPGATFIGPLAGKLGIRPATLRKWERAGLVRPRRDPLTGYRVYDEAAVRDARLAHQLRRGGYLLEQIAPLIAQVRAAGGLEPLEAALGDWRGRLSLRGRAMLNGAAELEAYLRERA, translated from the coding sequence ATGGGACGAAACCTTCAAAGCGGAGATCGGCTCAGGCCGGTCGACCTGGCGCGTCGGCACGGTCTGTCGACCCAGGCGGTCAGGAACTACGAGGAGGCCGGCATCCTCCCGGCCGCCGACCGCACGCCCGCGGGCTACCGCACCTATACGTCGCTGCACGCGGCGGCCCTGCGCGCCTTCCTCGCCCTGGTGCCCGGCCACGGCCACCGGACGGCGACGTCGATCCTGCGGGCGGTGAACGAGGGCGAGGTCGACGAGGCGTTCCGCCTCATCGACGAGAGCCACGCCCAGCTCCTCGACGACCGGCGAACCCTCCAGGCCGTGGAGAGCGCCCTGCGCGACCTGGAGCACAAGAGGGAGTCCGAGCCCGGTGCGGCGTCCGGGTCCGGTGCCGGGTCCGAGCCGGCAGCCGTGTCCGTGTCCGTGCCGGGCGCCACCTTCATCGGGCCGCTGGCAGGGAAGCTCGGCATCCGCCCCGCGACGCTGCGCAAATGGGAGCGTGCCGGGCTCGTACGCCCGCGCCGCGACCCGCTGACCGGGTACCGCGTCTACGACGAGGCCGCCGTACGGGACGCCCGGCTCGCCCACCAGCTCAGGCGGGGCGGCTACCTGCTGGAGCAGATCGCCCCGCTGATCGCCCAAGTGCGGGCGGCCGGGGGGCTGGAGCCGCTGGAGGCCGCCCTCGGCGACTGGCGCGGCCGGCTCTCCCTCCGCGGGCGGGCGATGCTGAACGGGGCCGCCGAGCTGGAGGCGTACCTCCGCGAGCGCGCATGA